aaattaagggaattaagttatatatatattattagaaaAGAACATAGTGAgtataattttattgttatcgATATTCATAGTAGCTTATTGTTGATATTCTACATTTCACGTAACAAGTATTTTACTTGCGATTAAGAGTTACTCCTCtattattatatatcatattaattTAGTGATGCAAAGAATTCGTACATGCATTATCAAAACCAAAAACTTGATTTATTGGTACCAAAAATCCCGATCTAATATTATATTACAGCCCCATATGGAGTATCttctctctcttatttttcttttgttccttttcattttaaaatgtagactttattttataatctaACATCTCTTCTTCTTGAGATTAATTTCATCTACGTCCGAGATTTAGTTTttatcacatttacatcattcTAATATGTTTTCTCATGACTCATGATTAAAAGCTCATTGACATCTATTACGCTTATAAGTCTACAAAATTATGAGTAAATAAATCGACTCATATAAATGGACAAAGACATTAATTCGGAACTATCACTATAATAAAAATGGCCATTAGctgtatttaatttttaattgctgctaaatatgtatttttagcggcaattgtcactcttgtatatgttcctaaatcatttagcgacattggttctaatgacacttaactgaTGCCGGTAAATACTTTAGCACTCTTATTtgtatcaatatttaatgccgcttaAAGTTAATTTTGTTGTGATGTATATGTCATCACTTTGCCACTTTGTATTTATCTCATCACTGTTACTTTCGATCTTGGTTATTGGCTACAACTAgggttgaaaataaaatatcgaAAACTGAATCATCAAATCGAATTGAAATATTTGGTAATTGAGTATTCGCTATAGTATCCGagagtaaaattttaaaattatggtaTTCAAGTTTGAATTTGGTACAAGACATTAGTACAGTTTGGTATTTGTATTTCTCGAATaccaaattatttatttaatgaaagATCATGTATCAACATGTACATTACTCATTAGTACAAATCCAAAGAAGAAAGATAAAAGAATGAACATAACAACCCAAATACGTCATTAGTTgtatcaatttcttttcttgatGTTTTCTTTGTCATTGATCTTTTGTCATATCATTTCTCcacatataaaaatagaaatagttGGAAAAATAATACTCTCTATtaactttttaatataattagcTACAACTTCAATACGGCATTACTGAATACTATAccaaatcaaaaaatttaatctatCAATTACCACATTAAACTTTAATAATTTCAAACTGAATACTGAACCTACAACTTGAATCAAACACAAACTTAACATGCTgtgattattacactttgggATCAAATCCAATCCATACCATTCTGTCAAAAAGCCTTATACTTTCAAAAATATCCTtgcaaattattttctttatagatacaaatataaaattttgtttgcacACACTTCACTGTTTACTACAATCACCATAAAAGATTTTTTATGTACCACATCCAAGTCtcaaaaagagtaaaaatgtACTAGAAAATTGctgatttaaatttaatttatatttacaaGTAAAAAGTACTACGAATTTGAGTGAAAGTTACATCCTCTGCCTCTGCCACTGCCCGTACTGGTGTATGAGGAGGTGGCTTCATTGGAGATGACGGCTGCTGCTGAACCTCTGCAAGTACCTTGTCTGGTCGAGGAGGCTGACATGGACATGGCAATGCTATAAACTTGGGTACTTGATCTCCAGGCATTAACACTGCTGGCATGTCTGATATTTGGTTTTGCTTACAATTCTGTAAAACAGAGCAACCATAAAATTCAGCAATAGCCCAATTAGACTCTTTTTTTTAGGGTAAAATTCTgagattaaattaaaattgaatagaTTTATATAGCCGATCCAACTAATTTTAAATCTTACCATGTATGCTCGTTTAGATTTCAAATATGAAGGGTCTCCGCCGGCTTCGAGATCTGTTCTGTTGGCGAAGGATCGACGGAGAGATCGAAGCTTGTCCCAATGGTAGCAGCAAGAGAAGATACCACTCAAGCTGAATATTATTAGCAATAGAAGCGCAGTTCCCAGAGGGAACCCAAGTGAAGGCCGCGACGGGTCTGAATGGGCCGGTGCATAATTTTGATTCTCCATTGTTTTTTCTCTGCtgataataattcaaattttctcCTTCCAACATACAGTGCAACAAACAATTTAtgtttagagaaaaaaaaaacgaaaaataTGATAAGAAGTATTGgtaaatttaagaaagaaatagAAATACAGAGGACTGAAAGAAGAGTTGTGAGGCAAAGCAAACAGAGGGGCACGAATTTATAAACTGAgaaatgtgtacacaataaagGTACATCCACTGTCCCGGTCAGTGTACGGAGGAAAAGCTGGGACCCTTTTGAAGTAATCTTTTTCCCCATTGGTAAAAGattgcttttatttttattttttatgaatgaatagtttttaattaaacgtattatattttatcaatattttttaaaaattgaaactacTAAAGTCCAATATTTGCAAGTAATGATGGCCAAAACTTTCAATCATGCGAATACTGACTATAATTTTGCAATTAAAGTCATGGTCAAACACCAATCTATATGTTCGTTTCGTTTTTGTAGTGGAGCATTTGTGGTAAAAGGTATTAAAACTCTGCTTCAAGCACGTTTGAGCTTAGACCAAAAATTGCATTCACTATAAGTCTATTACAAAACATGTggtttaatttcataaaatttctaTTAACAAGTGACAAGAAGATGAAACACTATAAAAATTACAACAAGAGAACTTTAGAAAGTTGGTTGGACAAACTTATAAGTTTGCAGTGTGGAAACAAGAAAACGGAAATGCCACTGAGCTGGCAACAGACAATGGTATTCTGTAATGTCCTTTTCGATGCATTGCCTCCGAATCATTCTATTGACGCCAACTTAAGTTAAACACTtaataatttaagattttcactaaaaaatttgataaatataaacatagtgaataaggtttaaaatatcaaaGTGTAAATTAAATCTACAAATCACTAAAAATTATTGAGACGTTCAccctagaaaataaaattatctaggGATACTGAAAATCGAACTCATCTATTTCTGATCTTTTTACTTCTGTCAGTTTCTTTATTTGTTGctaatatttagaattttggtAATATCCCAAAAGTCTTTTCACATGGGCAGCTTCCTGGAAACATCCATAAGACATGAAATATTCTGTCTTTGCCGTCTTATCACCGTGAAAAGGTACACGATTCTTACTTGTTTcacttcaaaaatcaatttaattgatcttcaaagtaaattaaattaaataaactaattaatatattaatataattaaaaaaaatgtatttcatatatataaagtgatTGCTGATTATGAAAAAGTAGGAAGTGGTGGATTCAACTAGATTTGGCATGAAGATATCAAATACTAGTACAATTTTGTTAGCACGAAAGTAAAAAATAGAGATCACtaataaaatagtttttctCTATGTACTCACCGGTAGAAGAGCTGTGTTGATTGTTGACCCTTTGAGTTGTTAAAAGTTCACAAGTATACATGGCATTCCATCCtctatgtgtatatatatatatatatatatatccaattCTTCTATTCTTATCTCAAAACGTTACATGAGATAAGGATACGGTTTTTGATAACTTATCttgtttcattaattttttaccTTATTTGGGTAGGCGTTTGTCGTTGAATTTTAGgtttataatttaaaagtagTGTTGGTTTATGATGAAATTCATACTAAATTTCtacttttaactttaaattaggACTATCCCAATTTTTTCAAAACgtaagattttaaatttaagttgtgattttaattttgattttgcaACATgacttcaatattttatttaaaaaattcatgttcagattatatgTGCCATGTGAAATTAAAGGACTACATCAATGAATatctaattattgttattaataatattttaaaattatatatatttaaaagtttgtCCACACAGGActttaaaatgattttcttaTCTAACATACTTAGGATGCTAGGACAAAGGCAAAACTAATAGAGTCAGAAACTTAATAACAAATAGATACCATAGTCATCACATTTGATGAAAAAAACCTAAAAGAACCAATGAGTTGTGGACCATTTTAATTCTGTTATTAACCAATTAAGTCTCGTCTGCTTAGTCCAAAGTATAATTAAGCACACTTATCAAAGTCATCGTATAAGTAATTAGCATGGGGTGTTAATTTAAACTAGTGTGGCCTAGCTAACACATTTCAAGCTTGACACAACGTATTTCACGAGAGGAAACAGTGAAGTTCCACAATTCAGAGAAACTAAAAACGTTGAATATGGTAGACTAAggaattcaagtttgaaacGTTTTATAACAAAAGTTGTACGTATCTTCTACTTTTTGGCCCACaagttcttgtttttcttttagtaTTCTTCAATGtcaaagacaagaaaaaaaaactcatatacACTAAAGTAAGATGCTTGCCGTCAGACATGGATACAAATTGACAcccttttaataaaaaaaattatattaatcaaattttttaatcGATCATTTAGTGAAAAATCTGACTCTTTATTTACATACATGAATGAACCAAAAGTCGGTTCGAAGTATTGTGGTTTGGATtccaacttatatatatatatgatcatgTAATAGAAAAGTCAAAATTCATGAGCCACTTGCGTACATAACAGGTCCACAACTGAACATCTACCCAATTCTCTTAGCTATAGCTAGGGTTTGGCTCATGCTAGTGGTACCATTGAAAATGTAACATTTTCCTCTCCCATACAACGACGCACGCCGCCGCCGCCGTAACTCATGAAATTAAACAATCAACTGAATCAAGACAAAGATGTCTTGTGCCTACTTGAGTTAAAGGGTTGAAATTTGTCTGATCAGTCATATTCCTCTTCTTATCCAAATCAAATGTTCAACCAATTAAGGTTGCTTTCATACGATGATATCTATAGTCAATTACAGATCAGCTACATAAAGCTTTTGATGCTTTTGGTATATGCTTCCACAAGGACCACTGCCATAAATTCCTCAAATGGCGACAAAAATATATTGTACTATCCACTAGCATTGTAACGCTCTCTAGTAACAATTTTTCTATATCCAAAATTTAAATCTAGATATCTGATTAACgaaaaattaacttcaatttatcATACTAGATCCTTTGGTTGTTACTTACATAACTCATttactagtatatatatttatgatagtACAAAGATTTCAAGTCCTAAATCCGAaacttgtaaaattttaaaatcaatttgatatGTAATTCGAAAATTTTAACTGAAGATGTAATAAggtcaaattttaatttagatttCGATTTTGCCTACCCTAGTAAAAGTGTATCTACCGACTAGCTAAAACGGAATTTTGTATTTTACAAGTCACAGCTATCCTAACTTTACAACTGTACATGACAATTTACACCCAAGTagtttgtatttctattttccACCCTTAATTAACTGTAATTTTGAAACATCATAACACGACAAAACCGTCAAGTCCAAATTacgaaaaaagaaataaataagagaCGTGAGTATATCGTCTCTGCCTATTGCCTGCTCTAATGATAAAAGTAgcaataaattattaattattatctttatttattaaagtttgattttcattattttaaaccTCGTGTTTAGCTTaataacattatataaattaaattataaaactaaCATTACATAAATTAAGTTACAACGAGACGAAGGATATAATTATTTCGGACCAACTGTTTTTACAACAATTAAAATGAAGGGAGTATGTAAATTATGCTTCTTTTTCTGTCGAAGATCAAATTTTCTCTTTATAATAGTTTCCTTATAAGATTTAAGTAATTCTGATtcaatttatttagttttttgaaatatgaGTTAGGTCAAATGTCCATTTCTTTAGATCTTTTAAGTAATacgtttttattaaaaatttattagcttttacttgattaataatatttcaaatccATCATAATCCCCACAAGTACTTGTCCTTATCATACTCATGGAACTATTTTAGGATAGTTCAGTTTTAACTTTCTCAAAATCAGCTAGAACAAGAGTTGTAGAGGTTTTGCTAACTTTATTCAGCAAACTTTTTAGTGTTTGAATTGACAGTAGAGGAAAAGGAGAGTAAAAAAAGTGACATTCTATAACTATAGCTAGGATattaataagaagaaaaagtacTTTGTCCGTTTTCTAAACCCCTCTATTGATGGTGTAACAGAATTTGCTAAATAAtactcaataataataatatattaactgAAATTCTTAAATAGagtttaaagataaaatatacgTAGTACATATCATTATCTCATAAAGCAAGTCCAGATACAAAGAAGAGTATCGAGATCCACAAATTTAATGATAGAATTTTTCTTTCGAGTATTGTACATGATCAAATGGGAGGATGACTTGGGATATTTATACGAATACAAGTGAATGGTACCATATAAAGTATAGacatgaaactaaaataaagaaaaagtgcTTTACTTTTGGGCTACTGAGGGAGGAAATTGTTTCAAGATAACTCTAATTACGTACTTAATGTCacactattatttattataattagatGTGACGGATCCAATAGTAGAAGACAAAAAAGTCCTTAGAAAAATTAAGGACATATACCTAAATATTGTAATTATAACTAGTAGACTCTAATTTCAATTCAGTGCTGAGACAATAGTAAACTGTTCCATCTTACccaatttgaaaagaaaaaagtgcaAAGAGATATGTGCAGATGGGCCATGTGTTGTCTCCTAGCTCAAGTGTCACTTAGTTTCAATACTATTTCTATCGTATtattttttagggaaaaaattcaaatatattatcaaatttttaaaaaagacttATTTATGATATTCGTTAAAAGTTAGattcatttatgttatttagcatttaagaaaatatttattcatgccattatttttttaactgtgattttattttaacacgtgaccaattataattcgaccatatcatcaatattttaaataaaaataagccttttcccttatttttataGATTTGCTATGTATTTTGTACCTATCTCctataaaaatatcatcatacaacgaaatgaatatttgttataaattacgaaatcaaaattttttacTGTGTTCTAGAATTTCTTTAATAATGATCTTATAAAATAGACCACgtaacaaaacaaatataacgGACTACAAAATTAAATTCCCAACTCCAAGCCATCCACTTGTTAAGGAAATTTCTAGGAAGTAACGCTTATAGGAgttcattcaaaatttcattgtctgataattttttattgatttattttttattttattttgagtcattttaatgaaaatttatttttattgctaATTGTAAAAGCTCATTGTCTTCTCATGACTTGAACCTTGAGCATTACTATCGGCCACTTTGTCGATAGTAATTGTGcaaataattcaacataaattttatgaagCGCACTTATATTTCGTTATCTGATTGAAATTTTGAACACTAAGCACTactgaaaataattaaatcccAAAAACTGAACCTCGAGATATTTAATTAGTGATATTACGGTGCGTGTCAATTTTCTTTTGGTGATGGTGCATGCCAACAAAAAGGTAGTCAGTGTCTTGACTCCAGctgaagaaacaaaagaaaagtttgCATTTacttttgcataattttttctAGACAAGAGAGGACAATAGAAAATATCTTCATAAGAAAAAATCGAGATAGATATTAATCACTTGGGGAAATGAAATCAATTTTACAAAACTTTGATATCACTAAGTCATTTCAAGAATTTAATGGTCGAAAGTTGAACTGAAGCACCCATTAACTCTGGTTCgagttgtatatatatttaagtagaaaaataaacatggtagtatataaataattgtGAGCACCCACCGAACATAAGTTGAAAGTTTGTTTTATGTCATATAATTAGGGTGGCAGATGAGATCGATTCCCCATCAAagtactttttatttattttttctttctcatgttttatttctttactttgtttttttagaaaaatgtctGATATActctcaactttgtcatttaggtTGATATATCCCTTGTTATGAAAAATGACTCATATATATACCTCTACTTATAaaaaaatgactcacatatacctttttcctctaacggaaatgaaaaaaaaaattaatctaattttttattaatttttttataaaaaatataatcatatgagtaaatttaatcctcgtcaaacaaattttttttgatttttttttgtttcaatgactaatttagaattattattttgataataaaatttatttatgtttcactaatattcttgtaaaacttattgtagatgaccaaatttttttcttcgaatgcaaaaatcaaattacaatatagacacaaaaattgtttaaaatttttaattttaaactaaggaatgaaagaaagaaaaaataagaataagaaactcaaataaaaaaagaagtcaaaaaataatttatgtatgaaaaaaaaaaaatataccttgaactttaatagaagaatcatatatacccctaaataaatttttttaaatgaaaaataaaaaatataaatttaaaactatttttttttacttccgttaaatgaagggtatatgtgagctcattttgtaacggcaggggtatatatgagccgtttgtataacggtaagggtatatatgagtcactttcataacgagtgttgtatcaacttcaaatgacaaagttgagggtatatcagacccttttcccttgttTTTTTCTAACATTCCTTTTTTAGCTGTAAAAGTATATTGCttcacccttttttttttaaccaattCAAATAACATAcaatacatacataaatattcACACTTCAAAGTGACTTTTAGTTTACAACTTCTCTTTATATAAAACTTCAAATCTAAAGTaagaattattatgtattttaatttctcGTTTTACACTCATAtagtttttcattatattattgtGTTGTCGCGTCAAATTTATAGAGAAATCatagatttattttctttttggttaaattgaaaattaaatcgTTAAAGGACCAAAATCGATAAAAGAAAATCTCTTATTGATTTGATTATTggtttaacatatttaaaaaccCCAAAATTACTATAAATCGAATCGATAATACGTAAAATCGAACCGAACCAACTTATATACACCGCTAATAAGCACCCATATCTATAAAATTCTGGATCCGCCACTGAATGAGAGGTTAAGTAATTACAGAGTAAAAGACTATGACGTGCCAATTCAAGTGTTTATTGTAATGATATCTTGTTTATGTTTACAATGTAAGCAACTTTCTCTTGTGTTGTTAAAGACATACTTAAAAATGTGATAATCATCATTAAGACTGGATAATGGACCGGAACGGGATCACCCGATCGGAACGGGATGAGTTGACCACTTCGTTGACCGGTATCAGGGTGAACCGCATCGAATTATCGGAACGAAACCTCGATCCCGTCCGGTACCACTATATAACGGGATGAAACCGGAACGGAACGGAATGGAACGTGATGGATAAAGGAATGACAcatctaattatttcaaaaaataacttttttgaattacgaaaatatgaatatttttttatttttctaaatttaaattaatagtttttaaatttataatgtaattttttgcttaagttattttaaagttattttttataaaaattttacttattaagtttgtagttaagtctaattaagttttcaagatttaaatcttttgaactttataagttattatttattatttattaatatgttataatttataagtaatatttattaacttgtaatttaaataaattaaatttgtaattttaaacaattaaataaaaataaggataaaacaattacacaaattaaaaaatatcaatttaatttatttaaatttgaattataaattacaatttcaatttacaACTACTAGTAGAGTGCATAATTTTTGCAActaccttctaggaagggttctatTTCAACTAAGTCTCGAATGTAATACAAATGTTATACTAATAGGGGGTAGTTGGGTTACTTGGgtagtatttattatttaatataaaatataaattataatttataaatatataacataaattaattaataaatatatatataatttaattaataaatattaattaatcagaATCGGACCGAAATCGAAATAAATCGAGATAAATTGGTAAGGTACTCCAGTACCAAACCTCGATTTCGTTCCTTTCCGTGTCCCGGTTCGAAATGTCCTGTTTCATCCCGCAACCGAACCGGAATGAACAGAAACGATATCGATACATCCCGTTCCGTTACCCAGCCTTAATCACCATTAACTAGGTGAGTCAAATGAATagattaaattgaattaaatagtaaacaaacttaatttaacatatcatcttacttatataataaaaataattttttattatataaacaatgatcataaaaataatttcgaacaaataaatagaaaatgtaCCTGGGATTTTGAAACCGAAATGGactaaaaaatcaataaatatagcAAGTAATTCACTAGTAGATGTTTGTTTAGTTATATGATATTTCCGCCGAATGCTAACCAAATTGGGC
This window of the Solanum pennellii chromosome 2, SPENNV200 genome carries:
- the LOC107009443 gene encoding uncharacterized protein At5g65660; this encodes MENQNYAPAHSDPSRPSLGFPLGTALLLLIIFSLSGIFSCCYHWDKLRSLRRSFANRTDLEAGGDPSYLKSKRAYMNCKQNQISDMPAVLMPGDQVPKFIALPCPCQPPRPDKVLAEVQQQPSSPMKPPPHTPVRAVAEAEDVTFTQIRSTFYL